The Mycobacterium riyadhense sequence TCATCGCCTTCGACCTACTTGCCCTCGGCGACGACGACTACACCGTACGCCCGTTCAACGAGCGGCGCGCCGCCCTCGTCGATGCGGTGAACTCGGGTCCGTCGATCCACGTCACGCCGGCAACCACCGACTTATCCACCGCCCAGCGATGGTTCGACGAGTTCGAAGGGGCCGGTCTCGACGGCGTCATCGCCAAGCCGCTGACAATCACCTATCAGCCCCACAAGCGGGTCATGTTCAAGATCAAGCACGAGCGGACCGCCGACTGCGTGGTGGCCGGGTACCGGGTGCACAAGTCCGGCGGTGACGCGATCGGGTCGCTGCTGCTCGGGCTTTACCAGGATGACGGCCAACTCGCATCGGTCGGAGTGATCGGCGCGTTCCCCATGGCCGAACGACGACGGCTGTTCACCGAGCTGCAGCCGCTCGTCACCAGCTTCGACAACCACCCATGGAACTGGGCGGCACATGAAGCCGGCGAACGCACTCCGCGCAAAAACGAGTTCTCCCGCTGGAACGCCGGCAAGGACCTCTCGTTCGTGCCGCTGCGACCCGAGCGGGTGGTCGAAGTGCGTTATGACCACATGGAAGGCGTGCGTTTCCGACACACCGCACAGTTCAGCCGATGGCGCCCCGACCGCGACCCGCATTCATGTACCTACGAGCAGCTGGAACAACCAGCTACTTTCAGCCTGGGCGACATCGTGCCCGGGCTCATTGGCGGTAGTGCAGACGGCCCATAACGGCCAAATGCAAACAATTTTCGCTAGCGACGTTAGGCTGTCGCAATGCACGTAGCGGCATTGTTCGTGGCGGGTTCAGCCACCCTCGCTGGCTCCGCGATTAACGCCACCCAAATACCCACGACCAGTTATGACGTCGACCAAATCCCCATGTGGCTGACGGTTCCGGTGGTGCTGGTGGTGCACGCGCCAAGTGGCGGAGACTACGACCCACAAATTTTTGTTGTGTGCAAAGATCCGGGCGGGGAGCGGCGCGGAGCGCTGCGATCGAGCTGGGACTGGCCTGACGAGGACGGCAAGCCATCCAAGTACCGGTGCTTTACCTACGACCTCTCGTTCGCGATCGAATCCGAGGGTGAGTACACGATCGGTGCTTACTACGACGCGGAGGCCACCGACCAGGTGGCCACACCGATACCGCTGGCGATCAGACTGGCCGGTCCCCGGCTGCCCGGCAATAACGGCCTGGGTACCGGCTCGATCTAGGGCGCGGTCAGACCGCCACCATCAACTCGGAGAGTCCGCGCAACGTGACGTTCGGCTTGTACTGCGGCTCGACGTCCAGCAACCGCGCGTTTGGGAAGCGTGCGGTCACGGCCGCAAGGGCAACGCTGGCTTCCAGGCGCGCCAGCGGAGCGCCCAGGCAATAGTGCGCCCCGAGGCCAAATCCCAAGTGCCGCACCGTCCCCCGGTCTGGGTCGAAGACATCGGGCCGGTCGAACTCCTCGGCATCACGCTGCGCGGCGGCCAGCAACAGCATCATGATATCCCCCTTGGGCACCTCTACCTCACCAATTGTCATGTGGTCGAGGGCAATTCGGCTGGCAAGTTGTACGGGCGGGTCGTAACGCATCGTCTCCTCGACGACCGCCGAGGCGCGACCGGCGTCGCCGCCCAGCGCGGCCCACTGCGGGCGGTGGCGCAACAACGCCAACATGGCGTTCGCAATCAAGTTCACCGTGGTCTCATGTCCGGCGATCAGCAACAGGTTGCAGGTGGCGACGATCTCCTCGGTGGTCAGCTGGTCACCGGCTTCCTCCACTGCGACCAGACCCGACATCAGGTCGTCGCCGGGGTGCGAGCGCCGCTGCTCGATTAGGCCGCGCAGGTAGTCGCGCAACCACAGAGCGGCTTGCCGGCGCTCCTCGACACCGTCCTCTGGCTGGCCGGTAATGGAGACGAAGGGGTCAAGCGCCTGCGCCAACCGAGCCGAGGCGCGGCTGAATTGCGGCTCGTCTTCCAGCGGCACACCGAGCAGCCGGCAGATGACCGCCACCGGCAGCGGATAGGCGAAGTCGCGGATGACATCGAACTGGCCATCAACCCGGTCCAGCAAGCCGTGCACCAGCGCCCCGATGTCGGGTTGCAGCGCGTTGACAACCTTGGGCGCGAAAGCCTTGCTGACCAGCTTGCGTAGCCGGGTGTGATCGGGGGGATCGAGAAAGAGGAATCCCGGCGGGCCGAGCGGGCGTTGCTCTATGCCGTTGCTGATCTCCCGCTGCGCAATCGTCGAGTTGAGCCGGTCGCTGCTCGACAGGGGGTGTCGCAACACCTCCTCGCAGTGTCGATACGCGGAGAAGACGGCGAGGTTGGCCTCTGGCAGAAGGACGGGTCCGCGGTCCCGAAACTGCGCATAGAGCGGGTAAGGGTCCGCCCGGTTGGCCGGATCAAGCATCCTGAGCAGTAGGGCTTGTGATTCGGCCTGAACTGTCGAGGTGGACGTCATTCTCACAGTGTGCCTGCATCGCCGAGAGTGGCGGTGTTCAAAGTGGGTCGCCTCACGCATGCAGCCGCGTAGCATCAGCGGAATGACGGTGCGTCGCATCGGCCGGTTGGGGGTTGTCGTCATCGTTCTGGCCGCCAGCATGGTGCTGAGCGCACCGAGTTACGCGTGTGCTTGTGGTGCGGCCGTCGCTCCTGACGGTGCCCAGGCCACGATGAACAATGAAGTGGCGCTGGTGCATTGGGATGGGACAACCGAGAATATTCTCATGCGGGTCGCGATGAACGCCGCTACGGACAACGTCGCCCTGGTGGTTCCGACTCCTGCACCGGCGACCGTGGCGGTGGGCGACAAGGCCGCTTTCATGGAGCTGGACGAACTCACCGCGCCGCAGATCCAGCACCAACGACGTTGGACTCTGGGGATCGGCATTGGAGATCCCGCGCCACGCGAAGGGGCGGTAGCGGCCCGGCCGCCAGAGGTGGTCAATCAGGTGCGCCTCGGCCCGCTCGAGGCCACCACCCTGGCCGGCGGTGACCTGGCCGGACTGCAAAAGTGGTTGGCCGACAACGGTTATTCCATCCGGCCGGCGGTGTCCGACGCTCTGAATCCGTATGTACGCGAAGGCTGGGCGTTCGTCGCCATGCGCCTGACGAGCGACGCCCCGATAGTAGGCGGGCTCAATCCGGT is a genomic window containing:
- a CDS encoding cytochrome P450 — its product is MTSTSTVQAESQALLLRMLDPANRADPYPLYAQFRDRGPVLLPEANLAVFSAYRHCEEVLRHPLSSSDRLNSTIAQREISNGIEQRPLGPPGFLFLDPPDHTRLRKLVSKAFAPKVVNALQPDIGALVHGLLDRVDGQFDVIRDFAYPLPVAVICRLLGVPLEDEPQFSRASARLAQALDPFVSITGQPEDGVEERRQAALWLRDYLRGLIEQRRSHPGDDLMSGLVAVEEAGDQLTTEEIVATCNLLLIAGHETTVNLIANAMLALLRHRPQWAALGGDAGRASAVVEETMRYDPPVQLASRIALDHMTIGEVEVPKGDIMMLLLAAAQRDAEEFDRPDVFDPDRGTVRHLGFGLGAHYCLGAPLARLEASVALAAVTARFPNARLLDVEPQYKPNVTLRGLSELMVAV
- a CDS encoding DUF2330 domain-containing protein, which produces MTVRRIGRLGVVVIVLAASMVLSAPSYACACGAAVAPDGAQATMNNEVALVHWDGTTENILMRVAMNAATDNVALVVPTPAPATVAVGDKAAFMELDELTAPQIQHQRRWTLGIGIGDPAPREGAVAARPPEVVNQVRLGPLEATTLAGGDLAGLQKWLADNGYSIRPAVSDALNPYVREGWAFVAMRLTSDAPIVGGLNPVRLTFQSPRLVYPMRLSVAAPDPQHVIIYTLSDHRQQRTDADAAVQNTKVEFAGNVVAAVRDPLLREWVGNHGPYLTKTQVDILQTSRISSDFTFGNAPNDNAYRQVHIVYDNIEIPVVLVVFAGLVVIAIAATVIFVTVLRLGRRRGA
- a CDS encoding ATP-dependent DNA ligase, translating into MDLPVMPPVSPMLAKSVKSIPPDASYEPKWDGFRSICFRDGDEVELGSRNERPMTRYFPELVAAVKAELPQRCVIDGEIVIARTRGAYQGLDFEALQQRIHPADSRVRMLAEQTPASFIAFDLLALGDDDYTVRPFNERRAALVDAVNSGPSIHVTPATTDLSTAQRWFDEFEGAGLDGVIAKPLTITYQPHKRVMFKIKHERTADCVVAGYRVHKSGGDAIGSLLLGLYQDDGQLASVGVIGAFPMAERRRLFTELQPLVTSFDNHPWNWAAHEAGERTPRKNEFSRWNAGKDLSFVPLRPERVVEVRYDHMEGVRFRHTAQFSRWRPDRDPHSCTYEQLEQPATFSLGDIVPGLIGGSADGP